The sequence TGGTATGGTTTACAAGAACTAGTGAAGCAAGCCGGATACTGACAAAAAAACCTGATTAAATATAAAATTTTATGGATATTGTAAAATCATTAGCTAATTATATCATTGACAATAAAAACAGGTTTGATTACGGATTTGCTAATGGACTTGCGGGTAATTGTTTATTTCTATATGAATCATCAAAATCGTTAGGAATAGATATTTATGGAAAGAATGCGGATAATTTATTAGATGGACTTTTTGATTCAAAACTTATAAAAAGATTGAAGCCTGATTTTATAGACGGGTTGTCGGGCATAGGATGGTGTCTTGAGTATTTTTTGAAGCAGGGGTTTTGTACTGGAGATCGTAACGAAATTCTTGAAGATATTGATATTGCTGTTTTTAAAGTAATTTCAGAAAATAGAAAAATACCTTTAGGACTTTGGGATGGATTAATCGGATATCTTTTTTATGTTATTAGTAGGTTGGAAAATAATATTGAATGTGAAGGTTATTTTATTAATATTGAGTTGTTTAAGGAGTTGATTAATCGAATTGATGAAATTGCCCCAGACCATTTTCCATTTATGGTAAAAGATGCTAGGTTTGAATTATTCTGGACATATTCAATGTTATTTTATGTTATTACAAAGTCCTTAAAATTAAATATTTATAATGAAAAAATAGTTAATGTGCTAAAACAATGGATATTGTATATTGAGACTTTATTGCCAAGCCTACATTCTCACAGGCTTTCTTTAGCAATATCACTTCTGGAATTAAATAAGATAATCAATTTGCCAGAAATAGAAAAACAGATAAATATATTGCTATTTTCTATTGACTATAACAAGTTCACACAAGAATGCGATATTGATTCTTTTAGCTTTAATCTTAATTGGATTGGTCAGGTGTTTATTTTAAAAAAGGCAACTATATTATTTGATTCAAAATATTCAAATTATAATAAATTAGAAATATTACGAATAAATATGATAAGAACTTTTAAGAAAAAGTTTGAAGAACGAATTGCTGAAACTTTAAAAGAAACTAATGCAGAAAATAAACCAAATAGTACGTTGTTATCTGGATTATCTGGAATAGGGTTGATGTATTCGGTTTATCCAGAATGCATTGAGTGTTAAAGTGATGTTTAAAAAATCGAAAACTTATTTTTAAATAAATAGCATATGAGAAATAGATTGCTCTTATTTATGCGTTTGTTCTCTAGTTTTTATCATTTGAGATAATCTATCTTGATAGTTAAAGAATATGAAAAATTTGAAGAAATTTCCTCATGAGTACCAGATGGATGCCAAGGATTGCGGTCCGGCATGCCTGAAAATCATCGCCAAGCATTATGGGAAATATTATTCGTTACAATATTTAAGAGACTTATGTGGAATCACTCGGGAAGGTGTATCTTTTTTAGATATCAGCTATGCTGCTGAAAAAATTGGTTTAAGAACTGTTTCAGTAAGAATAAATTTAGATGCTCTAATTGATAAGGTTTTATTGCCATGCATCATTCATTGGGATAATAATCATTTCATTGTTGTTTACAGAGTAACAAATAATAAAATATATGTTTCCGATCCTGCTAAAGGATTGTTATCATATAATCATGAAGATTTTTGTAGAAAATGGTATAAGAAAGAAGAAAATGAAGGTGTATTGCTGGCTTTGGAACCGATGGCCAATTTTAAACAGATAGAGGCCCATGAAAAAATAGAACGGTGGAAAAATTTCGAGAACCTGCTGGGGTACTTTACCCCTTACAAAGGAGCTTTTAAAACACTGTTTTTTATCATGCTTATTGCAACGGGCTTACAGGCTATGCTGCCGTTCATCTCCAAAGCAGTCATCGATATCGGGATCCATACGAGGGACATTAATTTTATAGAACTGGTACTTGCCGGCAATATTGTTATCCTCTTGAGTATTACCCTTTCCAATGTCTTGCGCGACTGGGTGCTTCTCCATGTGTCCACACGTGTGAATGTATCCCTTATCTCAGACTATCTGGTCAAGCTGATGAAGCTGCCGGTCACGTTTTTTGAGAACAAGCTGGTAGGGGATATCCTGCAGCGGGCCAACGACCATGAACGGATCCGCAGTTTTGTCATGAACAATTCCCTGGGGATGCTGTTTTCCGGAATTACCTTTCTGGTTTTCACAATCATCCTGCTTATATACAACATCAATATCTTCTTTATCTTTCTTGCCGGAAGTATACTGTATGTGGCATGGGTGCTTACTTTTCTGCGGGTAAGGAAAAAACTGGACTGGGAATATTTTGAACTGTTGTCGAAAGACAGGAGTTACTGGGTAGAAACCATTGAGAACATACAGGAAATAAAGATCAATAATTATGAAGACATCAAAAGGTGGAAATGGGAAGCCATACAGGCCCGGTTATACCGGTTGAATATAAAGGTGTTGAAGATAAATAACGCACAGATGCTGGGATCACAGTTCATCAGCAGTATGCAGAATATGGCGGTGACATTTTTCTGTGCCATTGCCGTCATTAACGGCGAGATCACTTTCGGGGTCATGATTTCCACCCAGTTCATTATCGGGATGTTGAACGGACCGGTGGCGCAATTCGTTCATTTTATCCAATCGGGACAATATGCGAAGATCAGTTTTATGCGGATCAATGAGATCCAGCAGTTGAAAGACGAAGAAGAAACGATCCTTCCCAATGATATAGAACTTCCCCAAAACAAAAATATTGAAGTCAGGAACTTATCATTCCAGTATTCCCCCCATGCTCCCATGGTCTTAAAGAATGTGTACCTGCTGATTCCGGAAGGAAAAGTTACGGCCATCGTAGGAGACAGCGGATGCGGAAAGTCAACTTTGCTGAAGTTGCTGTTGCGGCTTTACCATCCATCCTACGGGGAAATCTGTATCGGCAATATGAATATCAACAGCATCACGCTCCGGCAATGGAGGAGTAAATGCGGCTGTGTGATGCAGGATGGAAAGGTATTCAGTGACACCATCCAAAACAACATCGTATTGGGAGACGAGGATCCGGATTATGAAAAAATCAAACGAGCTACCGAAACAGCCAATATTTCTTCTGAGATAGAAGCCATGCCCCAGGGCTATCAGACCATGATCGGAGAAACCGGAAGGGGATTGAGCGGGGGACAGAAGCAAAGGTTGCTGATCGCAAGGGCTTTATATAAGGATCCTGATTATCTGTTTCTGGATGAAGCGACCAATGCGTTGGATACCATCAATGAACAAAAAATCATCAAAGCGTTGAATAATGTATTCAAAAACAGGACGGTCATCATTGTGGCCCACCGGTTGAGCACCATCAAGAAAGCAGACCAGATCGTGGTGATGAAAAACGGTATGGTCGTAGAGATCGGGAACCACAACAGCCTGATGGGGCAAAAAAAACATTATTATCAATTAATACAGAGCCAATATGATCTGGAATCGGAAGAAACCGAAAAGAAGTGAGGAGATACAGGATATCATTGACCGGATGCCCACTGCTTTTGGGCGCGGTGTGGCTGTTGCCGTTTGTATCTTTGTTTTTCTCCTTTTATTGTTCGGCTGGATCATCAAATATCCGGACAGTGTCAGCGGACAGATAAAGATCAATTCATATAATGCTCCTGTAAAACTGGTATCCGGCAGTCTGGGGAAAATCACCATTCTGGGTATTTCTCCCAGGGATAACGTACGGGAAAACGATTATATCGCCGTTATTCAAAACACAGCCGATGTGGAAGACATGAAACGT comes from Bacteroidales bacterium and encodes:
- a CDS encoding peptidase domain-containing ABC transporter; amino-acid sequence: MKNLKKFPHEYQMDAKDCGPACLKIIAKHYGKYYSLQYLRDLCGITREGVSFLDISYAAEKIGLRTVSVRINLDALIDKVLLPCIIHWDNNHFIVVYRVTNNKIYVSDPAKGLLSYNHEDFCRKWYKKEENEGVLLALEPMANFKQIEAHEKIERWKNFENLLGYFTPYKGAFKTLFFIMLIATGLQAMLPFISKAVIDIGIHTRDINFIELVLAGNIVILLSITLSNVLRDWVLLHVSTRVNVSLISDYLVKLMKLPVTFFENKLVGDILQRANDHERIRSFVMNNSLGMLFSGITFLVFTIILLIYNINIFFIFLAGSILYVAWVLTFLRVRKKLDWEYFELLSKDRSYWVETIENIQEIKINNYEDIKRWKWEAIQARLYRLNIKVLKINNAQMLGSQFISSMQNMAVTFFCAIAVINGEITFGVMISTQFIIGMLNGPVAQFVHFIQSGQYAKISFMRINEIQQLKDEEETILPNDIELPQNKNIEVRNLSFQYSPHAPMVLKNVYLLIPEGKVTAIVGDSGCGKSTLLKLLLRLYHPSYGEICIGNMNINSITLRQWRSKCGCVMQDGKVFSDTIQNNIVLGDEDPDYEKIKRATETANISSEIEAMPQGYQTMIGETGRGLSGGQKQRLLIARALYKDPDYLFLDEATNALDTINEQKIIKALNNVFKNRTVIIVAHRLSTIKKADQIVVMKNGMVVEIGNHNSLMGQKKHYYQLIQSQYDLESEETEKK